The Acidicapsa acidisoli genome window below encodes:
- a CDS encoding glycosyltransferase family 39 protein: MTTVLLQSISHSAVRGPLRSALFLAGGFAVFTLALHVVCSLYGSRLGYGFFRDELYFLVCAHHLDWGYVDQPPLVAVQARISETLFGLTPTGIRVLSFAAGAVKVGLTGLLAWQLGRRRRAQVLAMMAALAAPVFLVADNYLSMNSWEPCFWMGSLLVLLRIAEGSLSPRWWLMFGLLAGLGIENKDSTVFFLVALLLGLLATPQRRLLWSGWVAAGIAVIFLVVLPNFWWQWQHGWPTYELLNNIAHSDKNTKLPPLAFLKQQVDMLLIFSAPLWIGGLVWLGIARTARAWRFVAVTYLVFLAMMMAMHAKDYYLAPIYPVLFAAGAVWFVQVTRWGWPAYAYSAVLAIFLVVATVPIGLTVLPPEAYSGWAAHFGANKTRTEKFSSPLPQYLSDRFGWEEMAQGFVARYNALSPEERAKTGIFCGNYGEASAVNVLGPKYGLPEAISGHQNYFYWGWHGYSGESMLTLGNDRNDYLKSYEEVIDLGAFDAPWIMNHEHHHYFLLKHRRKSYASEWAEFKYWY; the protein is encoded by the coding sequence GTGACTACTGTTCTTCTGCAATCCATATCTCACTCTGCCGTACGTGGACCGCTTCGGTCTGCCTTGTTTCTGGCTGGCGGCTTTGCTGTGTTTACGCTGGCTTTGCATGTCGTCTGCTCGCTGTATGGATCACGGCTCGGATACGGATTTTTTCGCGACGAGCTGTATTTTCTGGTCTGCGCGCATCATCTGGATTGGGGATATGTAGATCAACCGCCGCTTGTGGCGGTGCAGGCGCGGATTTCGGAAACGCTCTTTGGGCTGACGCCGACTGGGATTCGCGTGTTGAGCTTTGCGGCTGGAGCGGTGAAGGTAGGGCTGACGGGATTGCTGGCGTGGCAGCTTGGCAGACGGCGACGGGCTCAGGTGCTGGCTATGATGGCCGCGCTGGCTGCGCCGGTCTTTCTGGTGGCGGATAATTACCTTTCGATGAATTCGTGGGAGCCTTGCTTCTGGATGGGCTCATTGCTGGTGCTGCTGCGGATTGCGGAGGGGAGTCTGTCGCCGCGGTGGTGGCTAATGTTTGGATTGCTGGCCGGGCTGGGGATTGAGAACAAGGATTCGACGGTTTTCTTTCTGGTGGCGTTGCTGCTGGGGTTGCTGGCGACTCCGCAGCGGAGGCTGCTCTGGTCGGGATGGGTGGCGGCTGGGATCGCGGTGATCTTTCTTGTGGTGCTGCCTAACTTCTGGTGGCAGTGGCAGCATGGATGGCCGACTTATGAGCTGCTGAATAATATTGCGCATTCAGATAAGAATACGAAGCTGCCGCCGCTGGCGTTTCTAAAGCAGCAGGTCGATATGCTGCTGATCTTTTCGGCTCCGCTGTGGATTGGCGGTCTGGTGTGGCTGGGCATTGCGCGGACTGCGAGGGCGTGGCGGTTTGTTGCTGTGACTTATCTTGTCTTTCTGGCGATGATGATGGCGATGCACGCCAAGGATTATTATCTTGCGCCGATTTATCCGGTGCTGTTTGCGGCTGGGGCTGTTTGGTTTGTGCAGGTCACTCGATGGGGGTGGCCTGCTTACGCATATTCCGCGGTGCTGGCTATCTTTCTGGTGGTGGCTACGGTTCCGATTGGGCTTACTGTTTTGCCGCCCGAGGCTTACAGCGGATGGGCTGCGCACTTTGGGGCGAATAAGACGCGGACGGAGAAGTTTTCGAGTCCGCTGCCGCAGTATCTTTCGGATCGCTTTGGTTGGGAGGAGATGGCTCAGGGGTTTGTTGCACGCTATAACGCGCTGTCTCCGGAGGAGCGGGCGAAGACGGGTATCTTCTGCGGGAATTATGGTGAGGCGAGCGCGGTGAATGTACTGGGGCCGAAGTATGGGCTGCCGGAGGCGATCAGCGGGCACCAGAATTATTTCTACTGGGGCTGGCATGGGTATTCAGGCGAGTCGATGCTGACTCTGGGGAATGACCGGAATGACTATCTGAAGAGTTACGAGGAAGTTATCGATTTAGGAGCGTTCGATGCGCCGTGGATTATGAATCATGAGCACCATCACTACTTCCTTCTGAAGCATCGCAGGAAGAGTTATGCGTCGGAGTGGGCGGAGTTCAAGTATTGGTATTAG
- the uvrC gene encoding excinuclease ABC subunit UvrC has product MDFYEKIRTLPTQPGVYLYKNAEGQVIYVGKARNLRSRVRSYLLAASQANAKTGTLMREAVDLDYILVANEMEALALENNLIKQRKPRFNILLRDDKTYPYVKLTLGDRFPKVFVTRRLRKDGSAYYGPYFPGNLAYRVAELIHRSFLIPSCKVDLSRYHPRACLQYYIHRCLGPCVKELTTPEMYAGAVKDAQLFLEGKHAELERSLHGRMAEAAEAEQFELAARYRDLISTVHQLEEKQRIATAESDDADVFGYHYEGGCIAANLFHIRSGKIVDRREFFWEELPEFLTEPVAEVDTEEELEAAMMAASQDESAPDAPAFDAGQFFSALLKQLYIDQQYVPRTILVPVDFEDRESLATLLAERSGHRVELAAPQRGDKRSLIDLAGQNAKQSYTQRFRVLEPSRKAIQESLADVLMLPELPKRIECFDISHIQGAETVASMVVWEDGAMKKSAYRKFQVKTVSGVDDFASMREIVGRRYKRVKDEGQTMPSLILIDGGLGQLHSAADALEELGFTSQPLASIAKREEVIYVYGNEDEPVVLDRRSPVLHLVQTIRDESHRFAIGYHRKRREMRDRDSELLEIPGVGQGTRQRLLTHFGSLREVREATVDSLAAVVPRKTAEAIWGHFHAGYANSSPLTVLKQ; this is encoded by the coding sequence ATGGACTTCTACGAAAAAATTCGGACTTTGCCTACGCAGCCCGGGGTGTATCTGTACAAGAACGCCGAGGGCCAGGTGATCTATGTGGGCAAGGCGCGTAACCTCCGTTCGCGGGTGCGGAGCTACCTGCTGGCGGCGAGCCAGGCCAACGCCAAGACCGGGACGCTGATGCGCGAGGCGGTCGATCTGGACTACATTCTCGTGGCGAACGAGATGGAGGCGCTGGCGCTTGAGAATAACCTGATCAAGCAGCGGAAGCCGCGGTTCAACATTTTGCTGCGAGATGACAAGACGTATCCGTATGTGAAGCTGACGCTGGGGGACCGGTTTCCCAAGGTTTTTGTGACGCGGCGGCTGCGCAAGGATGGTTCGGCGTATTATGGGCCGTATTTTCCGGGGAATCTGGCGTACCGGGTGGCGGAGCTTATCCATCGCAGCTTTTTGATTCCGAGCTGCAAGGTGGATCTTTCGCGATATCATCCGCGGGCTTGTTTGCAGTACTACATTCACCGCTGCCTGGGGCCTTGCGTCAAGGAGCTGACCACGCCGGAGATGTATGCGGGCGCGGTGAAGGATGCTCAGCTCTTTTTGGAGGGCAAACATGCGGAGCTGGAGCGGTCGCTGCATGGGCGGATGGCTGAGGCCGCTGAGGCGGAACAGTTTGAGCTGGCGGCGCGATACCGGGATCTGATTTCGACGGTGCATCAGTTGGAGGAGAAGCAAAGGATTGCAACGGCGGAATCGGATGATGCGGATGTCTTTGGGTATCACTACGAGGGCGGGTGCATTGCGGCGAATCTGTTTCATATTCGCTCGGGGAAGATTGTGGACCGGCGGGAGTTTTTCTGGGAGGAGTTGCCGGAGTTTTTGACGGAGCCCGTGGCGGAGGTCGATACGGAGGAAGAGCTTGAGGCGGCGATGATGGCGGCTTCGCAGGATGAGAGTGCGCCAGACGCGCCGGCTTTTGATGCCGGGCAGTTCTTCTCGGCGCTTTTGAAGCAGCTTTATATCGATCAGCAGTATGTTCCCAGGACGATTCTGGTGCCGGTGGATTTTGAGGATCGCGAATCGCTGGCGACGCTGCTGGCGGAACGGAGCGGGCATCGGGTGGAGCTGGCTGCTCCGCAGCGGGGCGATAAGCGTTCGCTGATTGACCTGGCGGGACAGAATGCGAAGCAGTCGTACACGCAGCGCTTCCGCGTGCTGGAGCCTTCGCGGAAGGCGATTCAGGAGTCGCTGGCGGATGTGCTGATGCTGCCGGAGCTGCCGAAGCGGATTGAATGCTTCGATATCTCGCATATTCAGGGCGCGGAGACGGTGGCTTCGATGGTGGTGTGGGAAGACGGCGCGATGAAGAAGTCGGCTTACCGGAAGTTTCAGGTGAAGACGGTGTCGGGCGTGGATGATTTCGCGTCGATGCGCGAGATTGTCGGGCGGCGGTATAAGAGGGTGAAGGACGAGGGGCAGACGATGCCTTCGCTGATCTTGATTGACGGTGGATTGGGGCAACTTCATTCGGCGGCGGATGCGCTGGAGGAGTTGGGATTTACGAGCCAGCCGCTGGCTTCGATTGCCAAGCGCGAGGAAGTGATCTACGTGTACGGCAATGAGGATGAGCCGGTGGTGCTGGATCGGCGGTCGCCGGTGCTGCATTTGGTGCAGACGATTCGCGATGAAAGCCACCGGTTTGCGATTGGGTATCACCGCAAGCGGCGCGAGATGCGGGACCGGGATTCGGAGCTGCTGGAGATTCCGGGGGTGGGGCAGGGAACGCGACAGCGGCTGCTGACGCACTTTGGGAGCCTGCGCGAGGTGCGGGAGGCGACGGTGGATTCGCTGGCGGCGGTGGTGCCGCGCAAGACGGCGGAGGCTATCTGGGGGCATTTTCATGCAGGATATGCGAATTCTTCTCCATTGACTGTTCTTAAACAGTAG
- a CDS encoding chitobiase/beta-hexosaminidase C-terminal domain-containing protein, translating to MQQAGQLQAAQQMQQDMLNSGLQSMQVMQQQQSEMAQQQQMLAAQQSASQLPRKFLNAPTKASAQFLRMGQPAFSVKSGQVDSGTRVRIKWRTTDNFSTVYYSTDGWTPTTASVLYKGPIRINATTHLQAIGVGPNSERSEVSQAYYIIGSRWTTPIEQPPLITDGKLRAGNTLQLVTVAKTSSDAAKTGDRIPLVLDQDVKVGDSVVVPKGTPVDAVLTVASPSVEYYTPGILTFEVRSLSAHGKSILLRGGETMEGADKWEPEAVIKPGMALTATVAADVTLEP from the coding sequence ATGCAACAAGCCGGTCAGCTTCAGGCCGCGCAACAGATGCAACAGGACATGCTGAATTCGGGGCTACAGAGCATGCAAGTTATGCAGCAGCAACAGTCAGAGATGGCGCAACAACAACAGATGCTCGCGGCGCAGCAGTCCGCTTCGCAATTGCCGAGGAAGTTTCTAAATGCGCCGACCAAGGCTTCTGCGCAATTTCTGAGGATGGGCCAGCCAGCCTTTTCCGTAAAGTCCGGTCAAGTTGATTCCGGGACGAGGGTGCGGATCAAGTGGCGAACGACTGACAACTTTTCCACTGTCTATTACTCGACCGACGGCTGGACACCAACTACCGCTTCGGTGCTCTACAAAGGACCAATCCGGATCAATGCAACCACCCATCTCCAAGCGATCGGGGTTGGACCTAACTCCGAGCGCAGCGAGGTCAGCCAGGCATATTACATTATAGGTAGTCGTTGGACAACTCCCATTGAGCAGCCACCTTTGATTACCGATGGAAAGCTTAGAGCCGGAAATACGCTGCAATTGGTGACTGTTGCCAAGACCAGCTCAGATGCCGCTAAAACGGGAGACAGAATCCCCCTGGTGCTGGATCAGGATGTGAAAGTGGGCGATTCGGTCGTCGTTCCCAAAGGGACTCCAGTCGATGCTGTCTTGACGGTCGCTTCGCCGTCGGTCGAGTACTATACGCCGGGCATTCTCACTTTCGAGGTCCGCTCGCTCAGCGCGCACGGAAAGTCAATTCTCCTGCGCGGGGGCGAAACCATGGAGGGAGCGGACAAGTGGGAGCCGGAAGCTGTGATCAAGCCGGGTATGGCGCTTACCGCGACGGTAGCCGCAGATGTGACACTTGAGCCATAG
- a CDS encoding MmcQ/YjbR family DNA-binding protein has protein sequence MASQSTIQDRMVKLTEICLALPGTTREDKPSRSTFLVAKKIFAYFLNEHDPARPGEAPIVSVCCKPLVGDNARLAETSPRNFYLPRYIGARGWVGYRLDLPNVDWSEVKDLVRTSYTQTAPAKLLKLL, from the coding sequence ATGGCTTCGCAATCAACAATTCAGGATCGGATGGTAAAGCTGACCGAGATCTGCCTCGCCCTCCCCGGCACAACCCGCGAAGACAAACCTAGCCGCTCCACCTTCCTCGTCGCGAAAAAGATCTTCGCCTACTTCTTAAACGAACACGACCCCGCCAGACCAGGTGAAGCCCCAATTGTCAGCGTCTGCTGCAAGCCCCTCGTAGGCGACAACGCACGGCTAGCCGAAACCAGTCCCCGCAACTTCTACCTCCCGCGCTACATCGGCGCCAGAGGCTGGGTCGGCTACCGGCTCGATCTCCCCAACGTCGACTGGAGCGAAGTGAAAGACCTCGTCCGCACCAGCTACACGCAAACCGCCCCGGCAAAATTGCTTAAGCTGCTGTAA
- a CDS encoding OmpA family protein: MMQRIDALKIAVLATAIATLSGCATKNYVRNQTAPIIDHTNELSDKTAANNRAIHDTDERAQAGITKAQGAADSATQNAQGAQKAAGDAQNAANDAVHRADSLASVVAGLDNYQAIGNVSVTFGFDKSKLTDDDKAQLDTFAATLANAKSYIVEVTGGTDSTGDADYNYALSQRRADAVVQYLASKYAIPAHRFYLIGIGKDKEVADNKTREGRAKNRRVDIRLLSNQGAPSTANAATPATGGGL; the protein is encoded by the coding sequence ATGATGCAACGAATTGATGCTTTGAAGATCGCCGTGTTGGCCACCGCGATTGCAACTCTCTCAGGCTGCGCTACCAAGAATTACGTCCGCAATCAGACCGCGCCCATCATCGACCATACCAATGAACTGAGCGACAAAACCGCCGCCAACAATCGCGCCATCCATGATACCGACGAGCGCGCTCAGGCCGGCATCACCAAAGCGCAGGGCGCTGCCGACTCCGCCACGCAAAACGCACAGGGTGCCCAAAAGGCTGCCGGAGACGCACAAAACGCCGCCAATGACGCCGTTCACCGCGCCGACTCGCTCGCCTCTGTCGTCGCAGGCCTCGACAACTATCAGGCCATCGGCAACGTCTCCGTCACCTTCGGCTTCGACAAGTCTAAGCTGACCGACGACGACAAGGCCCAACTCGACACCTTCGCCGCTACTCTTGCCAACGCCAAGAGCTACATTGTTGAAGTCACCGGCGGCACCGACTCCACCGGCGACGCGGATTACAACTACGCGTTGAGCCAGCGCCGCGCCGACGCCGTTGTCCAGTATCTGGCCTCGAAGTATGCCATCCCGGCTCACCGCTTCTATCTGATCGGCATCGGCAAGGATAAGGAAGTCGCCGACAACAAGACCCGCGAAGGCCGCGCCAAGAATCGCCGCGTCGACATCCGTCTGCTCTCCAACCAGGGAGCACCCTCTACAGCAAACGCAGCCACACCCGCCACAGGTGGCGGTCTATAA
- the pyrE gene encoding orotate phosphoribosyltransferase, with translation MGTFTTSLSYRQQLLSLLARISFRLGQFTLSSGGTSDYYIDCRTTTLHAEGGRLTGHAVLELLAEKGIEAEAVGGLTMGADPIVCNVATASAWRAIEKPGSPLLHGFLVRKAEKAHGTGRRIEGFCREGARVVIVDDVCTTGASTINAIQAARDAGMVIAAVVCLVERQEANGRPTVEASAAGAPFFALFTATDVRVEHVKGQSQG, from the coding sequence ATGGGTACTTTTACGACTTCTCTTTCTTACCGGCAGCAATTGCTTTCGCTGCTGGCGCGGATCAGCTTTCGGCTGGGACAATTTACGCTCTCCTCAGGCGGAACGAGCGATTACTACATTGACTGTCGCACGACAACGCTCCATGCCGAGGGCGGGCGGCTGACCGGGCATGCTGTGCTGGAACTGCTGGCAGAAAAAGGAATTGAGGCGGAGGCTGTGGGCGGGCTGACGATGGGCGCGGACCCGATTGTCTGCAATGTGGCGACAGCGAGCGCGTGGCGGGCGATTGAGAAGCCGGGTTCTCCGCTGCTGCATGGATTTCTGGTGCGCAAGGCGGAAAAAGCGCATGGGACCGGGCGGCGGATTGAGGGATTTTGCCGGGAGGGTGCTCGTGTAGTGATTGTGGACGATGTCTGCACTACGGGCGCCTCCACGATCAACGCGATTCAGGCGGCGCGGGATGCCGGGATGGTGATTGCAGCGGTAGTGTGCCTGGTGGAGCGGCAGGAGGCGAATGGACGACCGACGGTTGAGGCTTCGGCGGCGGGCGCGCCCTTTTTTGCATTGTTTACAGCTACGGACGTTCGCGTGGAGCATGTGAAGGGGCAGAGTCAGGGCTAG
- the eno gene encoding phosphopyruvate hydratase, with protein sequence MAELLTTIQSIAGKALAVDRRPKLNDRLQHRIARTDMTEIVAIRAREILDSRGNPTVEADVILESGALGRAAVPSGASTGEHEAVELRDGDKSHYFGKGVLQAVENIETVLAPELEGFDATNQRLLDHTMIQLDGTANKSKLGANAILAVSMAASRAVAQTLEIPLYRYLGGANASILPTPMMNVLNGGAHADSSVDFQEFMVMPVGAERFSDALRWGAEVFHTLKGVLKKKGYSTAVGDEGGFAPSLKSNTEAIEVILEAITLAGYKPGEQIAIALDPASSEFFDKEKKKYVFKKSDKRELSSEEMVNFYDDWVRQFPIVSLEDGLAEDDWDGWRILTHKLGGKIQLVGDDLFVTNTDRLQRGIEEGVGNSILIKLNQIGTVTESFEAIELGRRYGYTSVISHRSGETEDTFIADFAVATGAGQIKTGSASRTDRIAKYNQLLRIEEELGQGANFLGIESLNYND encoded by the coding sequence ATGGCAGAGCTACTCACCACCATCCAAAGCATCGCTGGTAAGGCGCTTGCCGTAGATCGCCGCCCCAAATTAAATGACCGCTTGCAGCACCGCATTGCGAGGACTGATATGACTGAAATCGTAGCTATTCGCGCCCGCGAAATTCTTGATTCGCGCGGCAATCCTACCGTAGAAGCAGACGTCATCCTGGAAAGCGGCGCACTCGGCCGCGCAGCCGTCCCATCCGGCGCATCCACCGGCGAACACGAAGCTGTGGAGCTCCGCGACGGCGACAAATCCCATTACTTCGGCAAAGGCGTCCTCCAGGCCGTGGAAAATATCGAGACCGTCCTCGCCCCCGAGCTAGAAGGCTTCGACGCCACCAACCAGCGCCTGCTCGATCACACCATGATCCAGCTCGACGGCACCGCCAACAAGTCCAAGCTCGGCGCCAACGCTATCCTCGCCGTCTCCATGGCCGCCAGCCGCGCCGTCGCCCAGACCCTCGAAATTCCGCTCTATCGCTATCTCGGCGGAGCCAACGCCAGCATCCTGCCCACTCCCATGATGAACGTCCTCAACGGCGGCGCGCACGCCGACTCGAGCGTCGACTTCCAGGAGTTCATGGTCATGCCAGTCGGCGCGGAGCGTTTCTCCGACGCCCTCCGCTGGGGCGCAGAAGTCTTCCACACCCTCAAAGGCGTCCTCAAGAAGAAGGGCTACTCCACCGCCGTCGGCGACGAAGGCGGCTTCGCACCCTCGCTCAAATCCAACACCGAAGCCATCGAAGTCATCCTCGAAGCCATCACCCTCGCCGGCTACAAACCCGGCGAACAGATCGCCATCGCTCTCGATCCCGCCTCCAGCGAGTTCTTCGACAAGGAAAAGAAGAAGTATGTCTTCAAGAAGAGCGACAAGCGCGAGCTCTCCAGCGAAGAAATGGTCAATTTCTACGACGACTGGGTCCGCCAATTCCCCATCGTCAGCCTCGAAGACGGCCTCGCCGAAGACGACTGGGACGGCTGGCGCATCCTCACTCACAAGCTCGGCGGCAAGATCCAGCTCGTCGGCGACGACCTCTTCGTCACAAACACCGACCGCCTGCAGCGCGGCATCGAAGAAGGCGTCGGCAACTCCATCCTCATCAAGCTCAACCAGATCGGCACCGTGACCGAGTCCTTCGAAGCCATCGAACTAGGCCGCCGTTACGGCTACACCAGCGTCATCTCGCACCGCAGTGGCGAAACCGAAGATACCTTCATCGCCGACTTCGCTGTAGCCACCGGCGCAGGCCAGATCAAGACCGGCTCAGCCTCGCGCACCGACCGCATCGCCAAGTACAACCAGCTCCTCCGCATCGAAGAGGAACTAGGCCAAGGCGCAAACTTCCTTGGCATCGAGAGCCTAAACTACAACGACTAA
- the gpmI gene encoding 2,3-bisphosphoglycerate-independent phosphoglycerate mutase, translated as MSTYKHPLVLTILDGWGYSPKTEANAIALARKPTYDKLLAEYPNTLIRAAEHFVGLPDGQMGNSEVGHLNLGAGRIVQMDITRIDGMIANDEFTNFPAIAKAMHRARENDRALHLIGLLSDGGVHAHQEHLYALLRAAKAHGVTRVFVHAFLDGRDTLPTSGAGYIEKLLHKMAEYGIGKLASVSGRYYAMDRDRKWDRERKAFSAMCLGKAEGGATTDAVALIRDRYNNGITDEFTIPFVVTDAAGKPNGLIRDEDVVINFNYRADRARQITRVLTRESGLNQAGGRNLDAWESLDETIPRSEIPKKLYYLCMTQYDKNFSLPMVILPQSMDNILANILGAAQLRNLRVAETEKYAHVTYFFNGGVETPFPGEDRTLIQSKKVATYDLAPEMSAEGIGDTIVSAIHDTAFDLIIANFANADMVGHSGQLEPTIKAVEYVDAQLARIYKALREKGGSWLITADHGNAEQMIDPATGGPHTAHTTNPVPLIYVGEEANKYTLRPDGSLRDISPTLINLLNLHLPKEMTGHDLRIPITK; from the coding sequence GTGTCCACTTACAAGCACCCGCTAGTCCTCACCATCCTAGACGGATGGGGTTACAGCCCAAAGACCGAAGCCAACGCCATCGCCCTGGCCCGCAAACCCACCTACGACAAGCTCCTCGCGGAATACCCCAACACCCTCATCCGCGCAGCCGAGCACTTCGTCGGCCTCCCCGACGGCCAGATGGGCAACAGCGAAGTAGGCCACCTGAACCTCGGCGCCGGGCGCATCGTGCAAATGGACATCACCCGCATCGACGGGATGATCGCAAACGACGAATTCACCAACTTTCCGGCCATTGCGAAAGCCATGCACCGCGCCCGCGAAAACGACCGCGCCCTGCACCTCATCGGTCTGCTCTCAGACGGCGGCGTCCACGCCCACCAGGAGCATCTCTACGCCCTCCTGCGCGCCGCCAAGGCCCACGGCGTCACCCGCGTCTTCGTCCATGCCTTCCTCGACGGCCGCGACACCCTGCCCACCAGCGGCGCAGGCTACATCGAAAAGCTCCTACATAAGATGGCGGAATACGGCATCGGCAAACTCGCCAGCGTAAGCGGCCGCTACTACGCCATGGACCGGGACCGCAAGTGGGACCGAGAGCGCAAAGCCTTCAGCGCCATGTGCCTCGGCAAAGCCGAAGGTGGAGCCACCACCGACGCCGTCGCCCTCATCAGAGACCGTTACAACAACGGCATCACCGACGAGTTCACCATCCCCTTCGTTGTAACTGACGCCGCAGGCAAACCCAACGGCCTCATCCGCGACGAAGACGTCGTGATCAATTTCAACTACCGCGCCGACCGCGCCCGCCAGATCACCCGCGTCCTCACTCGCGAAAGCGGCCTCAACCAGGCCGGCGGCCGCAATCTCGACGCCTGGGAATCCCTCGACGAAACCATCCCCCGCAGCGAGATTCCAAAGAAGCTCTACTACCTCTGCATGACCCAGTACGACAAGAATTTTTCCTTGCCCATGGTCATCCTCCCACAGTCGATGGATAACATCCTCGCCAACATCCTCGGCGCAGCCCAGTTACGCAACCTGCGCGTAGCCGAGACGGAGAAGTACGCCCACGTAACTTACTTCTTCAACGGCGGCGTAGAAACCCCATTCCCCGGCGAAGATAGAACACTCATCCAGTCCAAGAAAGTAGCAACTTACGATCTCGCCCCTGAAATGTCTGCCGAAGGCATTGGCGACACCATCGTCAGTGCCATCCACGACACAGCCTTCGACCTGATCATCGCCAACTTCGCCAACGCCGACATGGTAGGCCACAGCGGCCAATTGGAACCGACCATCAAAGCCGTAGAATACGTAGACGCCCAATTAGCCCGCATCTACAAAGCCCTGCGCGAAAAAGGTGGAAGCTGGCTGATCACCGCCGACCACGGCAACGCCGAACAGATGATCGACCCCGCCACCGGCGGCCCACACACCGCCCACACCACCAACCCTGTCCCGTTAATCTACGTAGGCGAAGAAGCCAACAAATACACCCTCCGCCCAGACGGCAGCCTGCGCGACATCAGCCCAACACTGATCAACCTCCTAAACCTGCACCTGCCCAAAGAAATGACCGGCCACGACCTCCGCATCCCAATTACCAAGTAA
- the argG gene encoding argininosuccinate synthase, whose protein sequence is MSVILENLPLGQKVGIAFSGGLDTSAALHWMKQKGALPYAYTANLGQPDEADYDEIPRKALEYGAEKARLIDCRGPLVREGIAALQSGAFHISTAGITYFNTTPIGRAVTGTMLVTAMKEDDVNIWGDGSTFKGNDIERFYRYGLLVNPDLKVYKPWLDAAFIDELGGRAEMSAFMQRSGFAYKMSSEKAYSTDSNILGATHEAKDLELLSSNMKIVVPIMGTAFWRDDVEVKREEITIRFEEGLPVALNGKEFLEPVELILEANRIGGRHGLGMSDQIENRIIEAKSRGIYESPGLALLFIAYERLITGIHNEDTIEQYRENGRKLGRLLYQGRWFDPQAIMLREAAQRWVAKPVTGEVTLELRRGNDYSILNTDSPNLTFKPERLTMEKGESTFSPRDRIGQLTMRNLDITDTRAKLLTYAQTGLLTLSKGSEMPQLTTSNDRE, encoded by the coding sequence ATGTCCGTAATACTCGAAAACCTGCCCCTCGGCCAGAAGGTAGGCATCGCCTTCTCCGGCGGCCTGGATACCAGCGCAGCGCTTCATTGGATGAAGCAGAAGGGCGCTCTGCCGTACGCCTACACCGCCAACCTCGGCCAGCCTGACGAAGCCGATTACGACGAGATCCCGCGCAAGGCACTCGAGTACGGCGCTGAAAAGGCCCGCCTCATCGACTGCCGCGGCCCGCTCGTTCGCGAAGGCATCGCCGCTCTCCAGTCCGGCGCGTTCCACATCTCCACTGCGGGCATCACCTATTTCAATACCACACCCATCGGCCGTGCTGTCACAGGCACCATGCTGGTCACCGCCATGAAAGAAGACGATGTCAACATCTGGGGGGATGGCTCGACTTTCAAGGGTAATGACATCGAGCGCTTCTACCGATACGGCCTCCTCGTCAACCCGGACCTCAAGGTCTACAAGCCGTGGCTTGATGCCGCCTTCATCGACGAACTCGGCGGACGCGCCGAGATGTCGGCCTTCATGCAGAGGTCCGGTTTCGCATACAAAATGTCCTCCGAGAAAGCCTACTCGACGGACTCCAATATCCTTGGTGCAACCCACGAAGCCAAGGATCTCGAACTTCTTTCGAGTAACATGAAGATCGTTGTCCCCATTATGGGCACCGCCTTCTGGCGCGACGACGTCGAGGTCAAGCGCGAAGAGATCACCATTCGCTTTGAAGAAGGCTTGCCCGTAGCGCTCAACGGCAAGGAGTTCCTTGAACCCGTCGAGCTGATACTCGAAGCCAACCGTATCGGCGGCCGTCACGGGCTCGGCATGAGCGATCAGATCGAAAACCGCATCATTGAGGCCAAGAGCCGCGGCATCTACGAGTCTCCCGGTCTTGCCCTGCTATTCATTGCTTACGAGCGCCTGATCACAGGCATCCACAACGAAGACACTATCGAGCAGTACCGCGAAAACGGCCGTAAGCTTGGTCGCCTCCTGTATCAGGGCCGCTGGTTCGATCCTCAAGCCATCATGCTTCGCGAAGCCGCCCAACGCTGGGTAGCGAAGCCTGTCACTGGCGAGGTCACCCTCGAGCTGCGCCGCGGCAATGATTACTCAATCCTGAACACCGACTCACCCAATCTCACATTCAAGCCCGAGCGCCTCACCATGGAAAAGGGCGAATCCACCTTCTCACCCCGAGACCGCATCGGCCAGCTCACAATGCGCAATCTCGACATCACCGACACCCGCGCAAAGCTGCTGACCTACGCGCAGACCGGTCTGCTCACACTAAGCAAGGGCTCCGAGATGCCACAACTAACCACGAGCAACGACAGAGAGTAA